The Marmota flaviventris isolate mMarFla1 chromosome 5, mMarFla1.hap1, whole genome shotgun sequence genome includes the window TTGAACACCCTTAAGGGTTACTTAAATTTGGAATCAGGAGGCCTGAAGTATAGCCTCAATTTGACCTTTAATTAGCCAAGTGGCCTTGGACAAATTGCTTTCCTTCTCTAGCTCTGAGTTCTTTGACATGTATACTCATACCACCATTGGGCAAAATCAGTTTTGTGTTGGGCAAGCTCTAATCACCCACCACTGGCAAAATATTCTGGAGGCTACAGAAACTCCATAAGGGATAACGCAGTCTTATCTCCAAGGAAGGGACTTGTCAGCCCTATTGTTGagacataaaaaatacataatgccTAGCTAACATAGAGAATGAAATATAGAGTCTGTCAGATAAATGGAAGTCAATTTCAAGAAGCAGATAGACTTTAAGAGAGTATTTGGAGTTGGAGAAACAGTAGATGGGATGAAGGCATTTCAAGGAGGGAAATGGCCACGACTGGGACACAGAAGTCAGGTAGAAATGTTATATGCAAAGGAACTGTCATAACTTTGTGAATATGGAGTTGAGgaagaaagcaataaaattggGAAAGTTCATTAAGAGACGCAgaggtgcaagcctgtaatcccagggaggccgaggcaggacgatcccaagttcaaagctagtctcagcaatctagccaggccctaagcaacttagtgaggccctgtctcaaaataaaaaataaaaagggctgggaatgtagatcaatggcaaagtgcccctggatccTGGATTtattctccagtaccaaaaaaagaaaaaaaaaaagtgtgattcCAGTCCCttgccccaccccccaaaaagaagagCAGACCAAATGAATATATAGAAAgcatcttagtctgttttgttgttgttattgctataacagaatacctgagactgagtaatttattttaaaaagttatttagtttatggttctggaggctatAAATCCAAGATTGGGTACTACATCTGGCAAGTACCTCATACTGTCATAACATGGCAAAAATGCAGAAGGGTAAATACAtatacagagaagaaaaacatgaggtggactagggatgtagttcagtggcagagttgcttagtatgcacaaagccctagatttgatccctagtactgaaaataaataaataaataagtgcaagCCACCCAGGTAGCCTAGATGGGTGCTGAGAGGGGTGAGGAAGTGTCCAATAGTAAAGTTATTGAAAATAGTTCAACTTGAGTGGAAAAGTGGGCAAaatcagaagaataaaaaattagcTGATAAATGATGGTCAATGTTGAGAATATGAGGACGTGACAACTTTTCATGAACACAGCAAGGAGCCACCATTGGAATAACTAGGAGCAGCTGAAGTTGAGAAGAATAGATAGGAGAGAGGTTTTGAAGTAGGCTAAGCCTGGAGTGAAGCAAAGAAAGTGGAAGTCAAGAGAAGCTTGGAGTTGGGGCCTATCCAGGTTCCAAAGCAGGGGAAAAGGCCTTAATCCAGGCCAAAAGCTATCTGATAAAGGAGTGCTAGACCATGCACAAGTATACCCACTTGTGAATCATGGGATTGAGTGCCCTGATTGTCAGTTTCATGTTCTTGTCCTGGTACCACTACAGGCCTCCAGCACAGGAGGACCTTAATGATTGAGGTCACTCTGATGGGTCAATCAGAGCTGAGGGAGCTGAGAGTCAAGGTTGCTTGGTTGGAATGGAAGGGGTTAGAAATGGACTTTAGCTATGAAAAAGTACAAGTGGGCAGTTAATGCTCTATGATGCCCAGGCATggtagcctgtaatcccaggggcccgggaggccaaggcaggaggattgcaagttcaaagccatgctcagcaatttagcaaggtcctaagcaacttatcgagaccctgtctcaaaaaaataaaaagcactggggatgttgctcagtggtaagtgcccctaggtttaaaaaaaaaaaaacaagaaaaactctATGGTAGCTAAGAATAAGTAGATTTTTCAGAAACATAAGATAAAATTATAGTAGTCAAGGGTTTGGAAGGTTATCTGGTTCATGTCCCATCTAACTCCTTGTAGAAATCTGATGTCAGTGCATCTGAGGAAAGtgtagagaaaagagaaaaatagtgaAAAACTAGAGTAATTGAGGATATTTTACTTGGAGAATAGGAGTGTTTGAAGGCCTTGAAGCCATAATGTGAGCTCCTAGAAGATGGCAGgcttggggctgagattgtagctcagtggtagaatgcttgcctagcatatgtgagacactgggttcgatcctcagcactacataaaaataaagaaataaaataaagatattgtgcccatctacaactaaaaaaatattaaaaaaaaaaagatggcaggCTCAACAGATAATAGTGAGAGTATTTCAGAGTAGACATGAGCAAAGAGATATAAGTACTTGTCCAAGGAAGGGACGGTCTCCCTTTCCCCTCTGTgatggtttcattttctttcaaacagGGAGCAAGGTATGCTTTTCTTCCTTTGGCCTTAGTTGAGGAACTCTTCTCTTAAGCAGGTAGCTGAATCAAGTGATTTCTTCTGGACTGCAAGAAGTTCCTGGAAAAGAAATGGCAAATGACTTTCTCAAGATCAACAAATCCCGCCACAGGTCTGTATAGGTACCTGAGACTCTGAAAGGAACATGGAAATGGGTACTTTGgcatttatatttactgaggaattaaactcagggtcagataattatgtttttgttattttctctgaGTTCTAGTGAAATAATCTctccccccgctttttttttttttttttttttggtagaagggatcaaacccaagtgTCCTTTAacactgagcttttttttttttagttatcaatagatctttcattttatttatttatttatatgcagcaatgaggcttgaacccagggtctcacgtatgccaggcaagcactgtgccactgagccataactccagctcGTCCCCagttcttttagatttttttttttttttttgagaaagggtcttgcaaatcgctgaggctggccttaaacttgccatccacCTGCGTCACTGGGCTTCCAGGCcggtgccaccacactcagctaaaCTTTTCCTTTGGTTGCTGTTTCTTCATCACCGTTTTTATCCTCAGATAGTGTCTGACATCTGGGGTGACACAAGTCCTTTCCACATCATATCCCACCCACTTCCTACTCACATCACCACTTCCTCTACTGTAATCTCCCTACTCCCTCACTGACCAAATGAAGTTTGAGGCCTCACAGATCCTTGCCCTAACTCCCTCATCCCTTTCTTGTAATCTTGAGAAAGGCAAACCAACAATCAGGTAGATTGCCCAGAGCCCTGGAGTCTAGACTAATCTCTGCCATCTCCCTTAGGGATACCGGGCAGGATGCTTTTCTCTTCCAGGCCTAGCTTTCCTCCTGTGTAGGGACAGCAGTGAAATTAAATGGTTAAGAGCTCTCTTTCTACCTGAAGATCTTCAACCTTTCTTAAAAGCCCTTGCCCTGGTCcttgctttcatttcattttctctcaacCCAGGTCTTTCGGCATCAGTGGGAAACATGAATAGTTTGTGAATTCATTTTGGGTTAGAAACTTATGTATTTTCCTCTGGATCctgtttttttcctatgtgtCCTCTAAAATAAACACCCCTGTCTTGACACCTCCTCTTGAAACTTTGACCTTTAATGTAGACCATAATGGTTAGCTTTTTACTTTGAGTACCCCCTGGAGAACCAGGATTCTGCCCTCCCAAGTCAGCAGGAGCCAGGCTATCTGCTTTATCATTCTAACGAAGGCCTTTGCAAATCAAAAGTTGGGTTCTTCATTCTGGTGAAGGGCTGAGAAATAAGACTCTATTACTTGCAGAAGAGGGAGGAAACTGACACCTTTCACTGCATATGAATGGTAGTCCTTCCACAAAACTGTCAGGATGCCAGAGACTCTGGGCTCCTAGAGTGTAAATGGttgtaaaagaaagaatttgaatttaTGAGGTGACAGATCTGAATTCAAATCCACTGCCTTGTGTTAATTTTACATTGAAGTGCTTTACCCTCACATTTTCCTCAATAACAAGAGGGGAATAATTGtaacttttaaactttattttgtgtgtgtgtgccaggcattGAATTTAGGGTTTCTCATATGCTAATAGGAGATCTCTCATCTATACATCCCAGTCCCTGATACTTATAACTcttttttgtaattcttttatttttatttttaaaaatttaattatttacttttattctttaatttgttgATTTTCATAACTCGAACTCATTTTTTCCCATGGCCGCAAATGTGAAACACCtacaaaaacttaaatatagtataaaatatataattatatgataatACAATTATATAATCACATTACATTACTTAATAATActaatacaataatatataaactttaaataatttccaacctattttaatgcacttatgtcaattttcttaaaatattaacagaattgAAGATTTGGGATTTAATGGAGTAATTGGATTGTTCTGAGGATTGAAGGAGATAATATGTATCTATTAAGCACCTGGCACTTTGGTCATGCCTGGCACTCAATCACTCCCTTTCCACTGTGGTTCCCCTTCTGCCTTATGATTACCAACTGGCAAGCTGTGAGGAGATCAGCAGCAGACCATAGGAGACTCTGGGACAGTTTTCAAGGTTTTCCTGGGAGTCCCTAATTCTGCCTGCATCAACATTCagatgggaaggaggaagaacaCAAGTCAAGAAAGAAGAAGCTTGGGGGGCCTGGCAAGCATAAGCATATTTTCTAGTTTAGATTGAGAAACTACAGGAGTCTGTCCATTTTCCAGGTGAAGTGAGGCAGTTCCTGGGTTTACTGAAATATGATAGACTTCTGGACAAGTTTCCCTCATTAAGTTGATCCCTTTTGCAAGATCTACCATCAAACTGTGGCAAATCAGCCTGTCTTGGGCCCTGAACCTATTGAAAATAGGGGGTTTTATTGTTCTGTCACCTTAATGATAGCAGCTTGTTAAGGATGAGCCAAAAGGGAAGGGGCGTAGGGTTGTAACTAATGAATCTGAATGATGCTGTATTGCCTTGGAATGAATCCCTGACAGGAACATGATGGATGTAGAGAAATCTAAATTCCTTTAGGTTGTGGCCCAAGATTCAAGTGAGAAGGTTGGTTGGTGTGATTGATTGCTCTGAAGGTAAGATGGATGAGGATGAGAGATGCTTGAAAGAAGAGACTAGGAAACTATAAGCTTTGGGGAGCATCAGGCAAATTTTTCAAGGAATTCCCATtgctctgtattttcttttcttttttaattgttttgtgttactagattgaacccaggggtgctgtaccactgagcaatatctccagccctttttattttttattttgagacaaggtcttgctaagttgcccaggtgggcTTCAAAGtaatgatcctcttgcctcagccacccaagtagctgggattacaggtgtgcaccattatgCCTGGCTTCTCTGGGTTTTCTTGGTGAAAATTACTGATATAATTCCACAGTATAAACAAGGTTTGTGTCTCCTGCAATGAGCATTTCAACAGGACAGTGGGGGGATGGTTTTGTTTCTGAAAATCTCCCTTAAAATTATTTGACTATGTCAGCAAAGTCCTGGGGAAAATGTCCAAGCACCAGGTGCCTGAGTTCTTTGGATAGAGATTCTGTTAGGAATATGGGAGAAAATCCAATTTGCTCATTTCTCCTGCACAGTGTCATGACTTAAGTTTCAGGGTAGCTACTTTGGCATCCATGTTTATTGAGGGTTTAACCTCAGGGccagataattttatgtttttgttttttattttttctctaagcCCCAGGGAAATGATCTTTACTTCTGTCTGccaatttcttcaaaaatattgcTCTTAGTTTTTCTCCAGTTCCCCCTTCTTCTACCATAGCTCATATACACCTATACACACTTTCTTACTTTGTCATTGCTGCTGAGTTTTTTAACCTTCCTTGGAAGCGGGGACATAGAGGAAGTCTTCCATGTCCTTGACACAGGCTGCAATTTTATGGATTTCTCATTGTCTCTGGTCTCTGACATCTGTAGTAGTTTTAAATGCACTAGATGCAACAGAGACCAGAATggaattttagggctatgttttctGTTGAGATGCCCATTCCCTGAATGAAAATGTCACTTTCcttatcacttaaaaataaatgaagacctTTATTTTgaggtatttaaaaaatgaaactaattcTTTCTgatgacaaaaatatttgtttattgtaggcacatgtataaatttttaaaagcagaagaatgaataaaCCACTCAAATTTACTATTACAtgatgacaaatatttttatatttttaaaaacaaattggaTTCATCATATACATGCTATTTAGTAATCATCTTTGTTAATATCATGTATGTTTTCCATGTTACTAaagatttttcaagaaaattattttagggttaaaattcCACTATAGGgccatgatttaaatggtttatcttactgtaaaacatttaaatgattttctaatttaaaacaaGAAGCTGGGAGTGTttctctactctttttttttaaattttttttgttggttgttcaaaacattacatagttcttgatatatcatatttcacactttgattcaagtgggttatgaactcccatttttaccccgtatacaaattgcagaatcacatcagttacacatccattgatttacatattgccatactagtgtctgttgtattctgctgcctttcctatcctctactatcccccctcccctctacTCTTTTTGATCATCCTTTTACTTGTTTATTCAACCTCCCTGCAGGCTACCAGGCCCTCGCAGACAGAAGTGATTCCCAAGCGATTTCCTAAATTCAGATTTAGGAAACCAGTGGCTGAGCCCCTAGGGCTCTTCATGGGAAACTACCCCTCCTCCAAAAATTACCAGTGGAGAAAGATGTAGAAATGCAAATGAGGAAAGTAGAATCCACAAGTTTCCTAGTCAGttgccctgccccccccccccccccccccccccccccccgccttggTGCATAGACAACCTAGGAAGCTCAAGTTAAGGGAGCAAACACACTTTGAATACAGTCCAAGTTCAAAGGGCTACTTTAGTGCCCAAATTACTTAGGGGGGTATTAAAATAACACCTTGTAAATCTGTGAGTCTGTATTGTTTTTCTATTGGCCAGTGCCTGGATCTCAATTTTATTATCTGTCAAAATTGGAATCAAGGGAGTTGGATATTTCTAGCTTCCTCCATTAGCCTGCTGAATTGGGAAACAGAAGCAGGGTTCCAATTCCCTTCCTGGTCCCAAGGTTATCAAGGGGAGTAGTAAAAGGTCTCAGTTGGATGTATCCTAGAAACATTTTTTACAAAATGTAGTTGAGTTCCCAATCTGGAACAATGGCAAAATAGATGTTTTATAGCTCTCTGGAGAAAGTCTCTCTTATAGATCTTTGTCTGATAAATGAAAGTCACCTGTCTACTTACTGTGACCATTCCCTCTCCTTGATACCAGAATGGTTTATGAGCTGAAAAAGCCCTCCTGATTTCCCTAGGCTCGGGTGAGGAGAACTTAAAAAGTGCATactcaggtgaaaaaaaaatcaacattctaAAAACCTTCCAGTAGGAAATAGGCAGCCTCTGCCTCATATATCTGCAGGAATTTGCAGTTGGTCTTTCTTGACCTAGCCACAGTGGCAGAAGGTTGCTCCTTCTGGGATCTGAACTGAACTCTTTTAagtttttgcttctattttctctGATTCCCAGCAGCACAGTTGGGCTGGATATGGCCTAAAACTTGTAGGAATAAATACTTCGAGGGTTCCTCTGGATATGGACTCCCCCAAATTCCCATTTTAGCAAGCTGCATGATAAGTACAGGGACAAATACCAGGAAGTAACTTGCAGGAAAGATTGGGTCTGCCCAAGTTAGGAGGAGGCCCAGGTTTTAATATCAACTCTGTCAATATGCTGTATAATCTTGGGCCTCCATTTCCCCATCTGTAGCAGATATCACGAGGACCACAGATATCCCTGTGATTGTCCAATTGTTTTCCAGTCTACTCTCTCCAAGAGAGAAGAGGTGTCACCCTCCACTGTCATGCAACTGAGCAAATCAGTTCATGTAGGGTGTTATCAGGATCTCCCCTTTCCCCAGGCCCGAGCACTGCCCGGGGAGCGCATGCAGTAGTACTTGTTGACCACATGCCTACACTGGTCACACTTGACGGTGCAGCACCATTGGAATTTGCAGTTACAGCTGCTCACGGCCTCAGTTCTCCTTTCTTCCACTTGCAGCCCACACTCAGTGCACAGGTGCCCACAGCTGCGTTGCTCCCGCTTAGATGTGTTGTGGCTGTTCTGCAGGCATTCACGACCCTCTGTGCCATAGATGCCCAGGCTGGAATTGCGAGTACAGTAGTCTGGAGATTCCTCTAAAAAGATCAGCTCAGCTTCTATGCTAGGAAGGAAGGCCTCAGTGGGAGCCCAGCAACCTTCAGCGCTGTTCCCAGCCCTTAGCTGCCGCTTATCCATCTCAATTTTCAGTGCCTGGTCATACTTGGCCTTTAGGTAGTTTCCCATCTCCCGGAAGTCAGCCAGCTGCAGCCAGCATGTCTGGATGCTGCAGCTCCCTGAGATGCCGTGGCATTTGCAGATCCGTTTCATGGTAGCTCTTACTGCCttcacagagagaaaacaaaagagagaatggCTCTGGCAAGGGAAGACCAATGGTTAGCaattaaatggaatattttagggactgggattgtggatcagtggtagagtgcttgcctggcatatgtgaggctctgggttcaatcctcagcacccataaagacaaacaaataaaacaaaaggtattgtgtccatctacaaaaatatatatgtgtgtgtgtgtgtgcgcttcTTGGCTTTAGAGGATTATTAGGGagcatcataaaaatatttgttcttggGCCCTACCTCAGATTTTTCCAATGAGGATGTTTTCAGATTTAAGGACCtggtactttaaatcatcttggGTGATTCTGGTGAAGAGTCAGGCAAATGTTGAGAAGGTTACTGGAGTCAGGAAAAACCCCAGGCCCAACTCCATCATTTGTAGATCATATTTCTCTACCTGCCCAACTGggataaaaatggaataaaatagggtcgggagctaggtgtggtggtgcaagtTGTAATGCCAACAgcgggggaggctgaggcaggaggatcagaagtgcaagattagcctcagcaacttaacaaggcccttagccacttagcaagaccctatctcaaaacagaaaattaaaaggggctgAATAAGATACTTAGTGGTAaatgccctgggctcaatctccagtaccaaaataaataaatgaataaaaaataaaatcagggtcAAAGAATACTTTATAAATTATAGAGGAAAATATGATCTTTGACACTGTAATCATCTGGAAGTGGGGAACTAGAGTATTTGTGGTGGTTTGGATTTTCCATCCTGACCCTCTCTCAGAAGGAAGGCAGCTCCTAGAATCTGAATCTTTACACACCAAGGCAAGTAATTACCCACAGTTCTACTTGTCTTGAAAACCTTTTCCTTCTGCCCTGAGCAACCAGAACATCTAGGTACAGGTCCACAAGGAAATTTCTATGATTTTGGCTATAAGTCCAAGTTTAGAATATACTAGAGATTGCTACTCTAGAATATTCTAAACTAGATTCAAGTTTAGAATATACTAGAGATTGATACTCTACCAGAAATAGGGACAATAGATGCCCTCCCTCCCCAACTTCTGAAGCCTAGATAGTCCCAATCCTTCACAATCCAGACTTTAGGACACAATAAACTGCTATTAATGTCCTAGAACAAACAGTTAAagtgattaaaattttaagtcattGAAGCAAGGCCTTGATTCTGTATTGTTCTGTGTTCCCAGAAATCTGACTATGGAGAAGGCCTAATACAAGGTTTAGTGATGAGAGAACTAGCCTTATAGATAGATCTGAGTTCATTGCTTGGCTCTTATGCTTATTAACTGTATTGGTGCAGACAAGTCATTCAGTATGGACTTAAAATTGGCTTTGTCATCCAGAGAATGGGGATAGCTGTCTCAGTTGTGCTGGATGGTTATGAGGATGAAACAAGGGTATGTCAGTTCTTGGTAAACTGTGAAGTGCTGTGCAGATGTGAAGCTGTTGCCAACATTGGCTGACTCCTATACCCACCAGCCTGCCGGCCCTGTTGTTGTGAAGATTCATCAGGGCTCTGGCATCCTTCCCTTTCTCCAAACTGTCCACAAAGAGTTTGGAGATCCTTTCCCCAAATTCCACATTGTCGCTGCAGCCTCCCCAGATCCAGCCATGGCCTCCTACAcataaggaaagaataaattcTGCATACAGCTCCCTGCTGTATGCAGGGAGAAGAGTCAGTCTTTTTGACTGACACAGCCAAATCATCCCCACGAACCCTAGGAGAGGGTAGTGCTCAACTAAAGGTGAAAGAGGGAAATGAAGGTGCTTGGGGAAAATGAGGGGAGTCCTGTTCCCAAAGCCAACTTATGGCATTTCCCAGCTCTAAGAAATAAGTCTTCAATGCCCACAATAAACGTAGGTGCATGGGGCCAGTCCAGATGATCTCAAAGGTTAATAGAAGCTCAAACATTCTGGAATTCCATACCATTATTCCATAGTGGTCTTAAGAGTCATTTTTCTCCCTAATAAGTGACAAATTTGGGTAAGTTTCTTATGTGGTCTGAAAATAGTTTTGTAGCTCTGGGTTATGGACAAATCATTCCAATACCAGGGCTACCTTTAAACTCTCTTTGGTCTTCTCATTCCAGTCtttgttagttttagagataCTTGCCAATCTGTGGACTCATGGACCAAGACTCATCTTTCAGGAGAGTCTAGGTCCAGGAGCTCCCATgacttggggtggggggtgctgaaGTCTAGGGGTTTGATGACCTGTGTCCCTCAGCCTTTCCCTGGAAGACTTTAGCCTGAGCTCTGCTCTGCAGCTCCTCACCTCTCCTCACCCCTGTTGAAAAACCCAACTTTTacctgtttttccattttttgactCATCACAGCCACAGTTTTCAAAGTCACCCATGCTACAGTTCTTGGTGATGGTGTACATGACTCCGGCAGAGCTGATGGCATGAATGAAGGAAGTCTCTCTGGTGGCTttggagagaaaaagggaaatgacTAGAAGCTTGGGCTGATAACCCAAAGCAGAGGCTTTGAAAACACAATGCTCTTTTGCTCTCCCTGCCCCCCGCCTCATTTGGGTTGAGAAGATGCTCTTCTCTTAAGGAAAATGATGCAAGTCTTTCTAACCTCTTCACTTCATCCAGTCATCCCCATGCTACAGATGGGGAAGATGAAACCAAGAGATAGAATGATGAGACCAAGACCACTCTCCAGTTGTGGTGTTGGGATCAGGACACTGCTCTCCTGATGTCCAGCCTAGAGCCAGGtatcatggcacatgcctgtaatccagactcaggaggctgaggcagggggattgcaagtccaaagccatcctcagcaacttagtgagaccctaagcaacttagcaagaccctgtatctaagtaaaaaataaaaaaggctgggtatattgttcagtggttgagcacccctggattcaatccccggtaccagaaagaaaagaaaaactgaagtccAGTCTGGACTTCAGCCACAGTTGCTGATCTGTGGGCAGTGAGGCTCATGTCCACAAGGCTAGCTTAGGAAAGAGAGAAGGTCTGGGTGTAGTGGAGCATGGCTTTCAGaccagagacttgggaagctgagttaggaggattgcaagtttgaggtcagcctcagcaacttagctagaccctaagcaacttaacaagactctgtctcagaataaaaaaataaaaagggttggagata containing:
- the Wnt8a gene encoding protein Wnt-8a produces the protein MRDLFMLWVTMGICCATFGASAWSVNNFLITGPKAYLTYTTSVALGAQSGIEECKFQFAWERWNCPENALQLSTHNRLRSATRETSFIHAISSAGVMYTITKNCSMGDFENCGCDESKNGKTGGHGWIWGGCSDNVEFGERISKLFVDSLEKGKDARALMNLHNNRAGRLAVRATMKRICKCHGISGSCSIQTCWLQLADFREMGNYLKAKYDQALKIEMDKRQLRAGNSAEGCWAPTEAFLPSIEAELIFLEESPDYCTRNSSLGIYGTEGRECLQNSHNTSKREQRSCGHLCTECGLQVEERRTEAVSSCNCKFQWCCTVKCDQCRHVVNKYYCMRSPGSARAWGKGRS